AGAATTCCTGGCAAGGTCTTTGGCTGTCATCCAGTCATTACATTTTTGGGCTGATTTTGGAACCTAATCTATTCTTTAAGCTTCTTGATTTAAAGTCACCATCCATATCTTTGATTAATTCACATTCAGagctttcccttttcccccattCCACTCTCACAAACCCAAGGAGACATGGGTCAAAGTTCTTTTACCACCAGACTGCTGCTTGCCACTTTTGCTCTGGAGTGGTAGTACGACAATCTTTATGCACCgccagattttctttttcatggaCAATTAATGATTATTTTCATGCTTAGCCAGGACCTTTAATGCGTTCTGAGGTAAGATGCTGTTCTTTATGTGTTCTGAATCTTTAAATCAAAACAGTTTGTGTTTTCTTATATTAGGGTGTAATATTATCTGTAAACACACATAGCTGTGTAAGAGGTGAATGCATGTGGCTTGTCTGAAGTGAGATGAGAAGAAATCAGGTTTCCCTGGCTCCCTTCCTCATGTCTCCGAGTCATCTGTGGCATTACGGCACAATTGCACAGGATTTGATAGAGAAAAGGAGTCAGATATCTGGCGCTGTGTGTGGCTATTGCTTTCCTAGGTCTCTTGGGAAAGTGTGATCTGAGTTGAGTCAAATGTCCTCTCTGTAATAGGCTTACAAAACAGTAACGTGTTGCTGAGTTTTATGTGCCTTCAGCCATTGCCTAGATTTTATTCCTAGTTTTTAGGTATGTGGTGGACTTTTGAGGAGGAAGGATTCCTTGGTTTGGCAAGTGGCTACGGTTATGTTTAGGAAGAGACCATTTTTTCATCtagttattttcatttcttgGCTGGTTTGTTGAATGAAGGATAGCAGTAGTGAAAGTGGAGCGGTATGTtgccagccctgccctcccccccgccccccccccccccccccccccgttttatttttggttttgtttttttttttttcaatagactGCTCAGGAATGACCAGATTTGCTACATTGTTCCATCCTTCCCTTACCTGACAGTAATTTGTGCTTCCAGGGCTTTAACTCTGTTTGCATTAGTAATTTACCTGATAGTTCTAGCCATGGGTTTTATGGTCCCTTGCTGCTCTGTGTTGTTCTAGAGTGGGAGTCTTCTGTGTTGTTATTTTAAAGTGTAACTTCAAGCGGATTTAGAGAGGCTCCTGCAGCTTCTCTGCATTTAATGAGTTAGTTACTTATTTGTTGCTCCTGGGGAAGCTGATGCTTGCAGTGAGCATCTGGACTGTGAAGCATGAAAGAGCTCAACCATCTGTCTTAATTCTTCTCCAGTCTGCCAGTGAATCTGTCAGGAGTATCTCTGGAATGAGTGCATCTTTTTGGATGCGGATCTTCTAAAACAGTCAGTTTCTTGCGTCACTTGTATGACCCAGTTTTTTCATTTcagcctgttttttttcctggtgaggGTGTCAATCATGTGGAtatttataaggaaaaaattgtatttccttgGGGTTAAAACACTGTCTATTTGCATCTGTTGCTGTAGAATGAGTTTCTGGATGAATCCTGTGTTTCTTGGCAGTAGTTCTGAATTACCCTTCAGCACTTACACCTGAAGAGCTCTATGCTGGCTTAGCGTTGTGATGCTAAAAATCTTATATGCCCTCTATGGCTTTGTAGGCATTGCAGTTTGCAACATCCCTTCCTCCTCAGTAGAGGAGACTGCCGACTCCACCCTCTGCCACATCTTGAACCTCTATCGCCGTGTTACTTGGCTGCATCAGGCGATGCGGGAAGGGAATCGAGCCTCCAGCGTAGAGCAGATTCGAGAGGTGGCTGGAGGCGCTGTGCGTATCCGTGGGGAGACTTTGGGCATCATTGGACTAGGTAAGTGATGGGAATTGTTAGATTAAAAAGTCAACTGTGAAAGCTTTTGGGAACCTGAGAGTTACAGACTGAACAAGTGATAATTTTACAGCTGTTCATTGCGAAACACACTGACTCATAAGGAATGCTAGTGCCCTATTCTGTGATGCTGGATATCTTCAAGAGTTGGGTGTATGTCCTgggattggggattttttttttggtattgaaATGGCTAGAAGAATTGGAACATTTAGACAGCTCTTCTCGGTGACTGTTTCCCTGTGTGCTAGGCTCTGTATCAGTAACAAAGCCACCTGAAAGCTGCCAGTTCCTTCTCCAAGTTCTTGTAGTCAGATTATTATTGCCTCTGACTCAGGGTCCAGATTTGGTTTGGAAAACAGAGCTCCTTCTGGGCAAGCTCTGGCTATTGCATGGGGAAGGACTAGAATAAGGCACATGGGATCAGCACTGAATAACCTCCTCTGGATCCCTGCGGCAGTCCTAGGGGTTTCCGGGGCTGCAGCACCTTGGGCCCTGGCAGTAAACTCCAGTGTAGGCTCCCAGTCTACCCCAGTATCTTGTCTTTAAAGTTTGTTTTACCTTTCCTTGATGattgtgggttttcttttgtgAAGGCCGAGTTGGACAGGCAGTGGCTCTGCGAGCCAAGTCCTTTGGCTTCAACGTGATTTTCTATGACCCCTATCTGCCGGATGGAGTGGAGCGATCCTTGGGTTTACAACGAGTAGGAACCCTGCAGGATCTACTAATGCACAGCGATTGCATCACATTGCACTGCAGCCTGAATGAACATAACCATCACCTCATCAATGACTTCACTATTAAACAGGTGCAGCAGGAGCTTGATTTCCCCCACAGAGCACTGTGGAAATGAATGCAAACAGAAACTGCTGCTTTCACGGAGGCTGAGAGCGTGTGAATCCTGCTGCCTCTGTGGTGtgcctcctgctgcctttggaggCTGGGAGCGTGTGGATCCGGGTGCCTGTGCTTTGTGCTGTAAAGAGTTCCATGTTAAGAGAAGAATAAGATTGGCTCTTCTTGCCAAGTAATTTTGTTTAAAGAGAATGTTTTAGGTGATTCAGTAATTCCAGATTGCCTTTAAAATGCAGAATTGATGCTGCTGGTCAGAGCCAGATGTGGTGTGGCTGGGACTGTGTAAGTGTCTTTACACGGCTCTGCCAAAGCCTCTCTGCCCAAGCCCACTGCACAGTCAGTCTCGGGCTCTACTCCACTAGTCTATGAATGCTTTTCAGTGCTTTCATGAGAGACATCTGGACGTTGTAGTCCAGTTTTGTAGAGCTGGATACTTGATTCATGTCCTCTTTCCTTTTGAATGTAGTAGGATGAATATGGAGTGCAGAACTTGAGAGTTCCACTTTTGCCCTTGTtgtcttgtggttttgtttgttcatttttaaagcaaatttctCAAGCATTGCTTGCAGGCATTTCCCCTGTGGTTAGCTTTGCAGTGAGAGCACTCCTAGTTCGTCCAGGCCTCATCTAATCACTGCAGGCTCCTGCTCATTTCCAGTAGACTTCCCAAGATTCACTTAGCCTCCGTGAAAACTCTGGTTCTCAATCTACTTcatattttccttcttccagatgCGCCAGGGCTGCTTCTTAGTGAACACAGCCCGGGGAGGGCTGGTAGATGAGAAGGCCTTAGCGCAAGCCTTGAAAGAGGGGAGAATCAGAGGAACCGCCTTGGACGTGCACGAGTCTGAGCCCTTCAGGTAATGCTgcacctgcctgcctgctgctgtccTGTGACTCACCTGTGCTGGGTGATTCTTTCAGTTTTTTTGCTATCTGCGTCACAGTGACACACGAGAGGGCAGACACAGTTATCGCTTCTGGAgagaaaccactttttttttttttcctccccaccccccacagCTTTGCTCAGGGGCCCTTAAAAGATGCACCCAATGTGATCTGCACCCCTCACACTGCCTGGTACAGTGAGCAGGCTTCCATTGAATCCAGAGAAGATGCGGCTAAAGAGATCCGCAGGGCTATTACAGGTAAGGAGGAAGGCTgtgtgctctgcagctgctgctgaattaGTATTCTTCTGTTAGTTCACTGCAAGGATTATTGCTGATTGTTCTGAAAGACTCAGTAACTGGTTTCTGGAACTGGAGTGTAAGTTGATAATTGTCTGTTCCCTTTCTGAGAATCTTGTAACTGGTGCTGGAGTGGCACTTCCCCTCCCGGGGAAAGCCTCGTACCTAGTACATTTTCCAAATCCTTTGCAATAATTCCTTTGACAGTCACACTGTACATGTGTTTTCTGGAGTAGTATGTATTGTCTCTTGAGGAAGGTGAGGTTTGGCAGTTGCAGTTTGTGGACAATAATTTCCACAAGATCACAGAAGTGGGAAGAAAGGATCAGTTTCTTGTCTTCTCCAGAGGCGGGTTGTTCAGAGGAGGGCCTCCCCTGCCCAGTGTTATCCTGTGGAGGTAGATGGAAAAGATATGCATTTCCTTTCTACGTTCCTCTGTAAATGCTTCAGGGAACGAGCCCCTCCTACTCATGTCCTGGTTTTTTGTTCTCGGTGCTCTTGCAGGTCACATACCTGATGCTTTGAGGAACTGTGTTAATAAGGAGTACTTGCTGTTAGCAGCTCAGTG
This genomic interval from Athene noctua chromosome 12, bAthNoc1.hap1.1, whole genome shotgun sequence contains the following:
- the LOC141964845 gene encoding C-terminal-binding protein 2; this encodes MDRHKVKRQRLDRICEGIRPPIVNGPMPARPLVALLDGRDCTVEMPILKDVATVAFCDAQSTQEIHEKVLNEAVGALMYHTITLSRQDLEKFKALRVIVRIGSGYDNVDIKSAAELGIAVCNIPSSSVEETADSTLCHILNLYRRVTWLHQAMREGNRASSVEQIREVAGGAVRIRGETLGIIGLGRVGQAVALRAKSFGFNVIFYDPYLPDGVERSLGLQRVGTLQDLLMHSDCITLHCSLNEHNHHLINDFTIKQMRQGCFLVNTARGGLVDEKALAQALKEGRIRGTALDVHESEPFSFAQGPLKDAPNVICTPHTAWYSEQASIESREDAAKEIRRAITGHIPDALRNCVNKEYLLLAAQWSSIDPATVHPELNGAAAYRFPPGVVGVATPGLPEPPVVEGMVAHGIPPVPHSAPRTPSPGDTSKLDADREIPADQ